TTAAATACTCGCCTGTGATTGGCTACTTAGAACCGGGCTGACAGTTTTGATATTTAAGCGGCCAGACTTAATAACTGTGacaatattattgtaaaatatgaaactattatttaaaaatcataacaCTCGGCCATCCGACTCGTACACCGTCCCGGTGTACGCTCTTTACACATTCTAGATTAAATTAACTTATAAATgctaaatagaaataaattaagcacttatttaattattacacttttaatttatcaGTCATTTCGATTGTAGAAGTTtcattaaaaactaattattaaggTTTGATTACAAATAGGTATCATTTTATTGACCTTACATAAAAATAGTGACATTGCAGTCTAATATAAACTTAATTGAAATCCTTACATTCTAATTCACACTCACACATTTAACTCTAATTTTAATCTGTTGCACATTGTCAATACGGTAGTTATGACACCGAGCTAATTGTAAGTACCTTTATACTAATCTTGTGACAAATTAAAGTTGGCATTAtgatgtaaaaatttcattatatttcagaaaTGACTACGAATAAAATCATAACACTCTGCCATTGAGCAAATATACCAGTTAATTAGTAATctgatataaattaaactgaGTTTGATTATTGGTCTTCGATCAGAGAAAGCAGGCAATTTATAATTACATGACTCCACAAAGTTCTTCAATTTGTTGAAATAATCTATAAGCCCTGTACATGACATCGGTATTCCCAAAAATCAACTAGCGGTTGTCCTTCAAAACGTAACGGAAAGGTAACTCTAAAATTCTGGCCAATCAGTAAGGGCACTTGCAACAACTCATCTCCCTCCAatgttattgcaggtagtttcgcataaaattttacaaaattaagTTTTCGCCTTCGGAACCACGTATTGAGTCAGTCGCTTCCAGCGTCTAAGAAAAACTAAAGAACTTTACGCTCTTCGGCAACTGTTGTCTTGCTACTTTTGCTATCATTCCTAAGGTGTAAAGGATTGAGTTTGCAAGATGCAGAGTCGTGACCTACCCGGtggcatttttgacattttactATAGGTTGAGGACAGTTAATAAAAGAATGTCCTTTCTCGCGACAATTAAAGCAAGTCATAGGGGTTTCGTCTGAAGGACTCGCAGAAGAGTTCTGCTTAGGCCCGACTTCATTATGCTTTCGAATAAAAGACACGTCAGGGGGTCGTTGCGAGTTGAGGTAATCTAACAAATCTTCCGGTTCCTCACAATTTAAAGTTTGGGCACCGTTCCTAACGGACTTATCTAATATGCCATGTACTATACATTGTACAGCCTTCTTTTCTCTGATCTCGCACCTGTATAGTAAAGTTAGCTTATCATAGAAATACTCACGATAATGCTCACCAGCACGCGTGGTTCGAGCTAGCATTTCTTCGAGAAGCCGACCATAATTTTGTTCGTTGGGGAAAGCCTTTTTAAGTTTCGTTTGCCATTCGTCCCAGCTATATACAACGGATGGTAAAGACTCGAACCATTTTTTTGCAAGTCCCGTAAGTTTTTGAAGTGCAAAATGTATGGCCTGCTTCTCGTTCCAATCatatattttaacacattcattaACTTTATGAATCCAGCTATCTATGCTTTGCGCTTTGCTGGAGGGATCAAATTCTGGTACCACATTATTTAATTGACTGTTATTTAAGTGATGTGCCTTGTCTTTGTTCCCTCCTTGCAAAGAACTAATAAGCTGTAGTACCTCGTTCAACGTGACTCCTTGTGGTGGGATTGCCTCAACCGGTGGAACTGGCTGTCCTTCTAGTACCTCAGAAGGCCGTTCAAATACCGGCGTGGCAGTATCAATTGGGGCAACACACTCGACAGACCAAGTTGCCGCTGGAACATTCCTGCGGGTCTTCTTTCTTGGTCGTTGGCATGGCGGCAGCACCTCTAGTCTTCTCCTCTTGCGTCTAACTTGAATGTGCTCGCGTCGTGAACCATCCAACGTATCTTCGGAATCGGACGCCATATCCTCAgggcaaaaattaaaaattagtcACGTTTTTGCAGCCTGTTTTCAAAATTCAAGTTTGTACCTGGGTTCAAAACTAACTTGAACTCAATCTTCACCTCGAAAATCAACTCAAGCTTTACCTCAAACATCAACTCAAGCTTCACCTCGAACATCAACTCAAGCTTCACCTCGAACATCAACTCAGGCTTCACCTAGCACATCAACTTAAGCTTCACCTCGAACAACAACTCAAGCTTCACCTCAAACACCAACTCGTACACCAACTCGATctccaactcgaactccaactcgcactccaactcgaactccaactcgaactccaactcgaacAACAACTTGAACTCCACctcgaactccaactcgaactccaactcaAACTCCAACTCCaactccaactcgaactccaactcgaactccaactcgaactccaactcgaactccaactcgaactccaactcgaactccaactcgaactccaactcgaactccaactcgaactccaactcgatctccaactcgaactccaactcgaactTCAACTCGAACTtcaactcgaactccaactcgaactccaactcgaactccaactcgaactccaacccaactcgaactccaactcgaactccaactcaAACTCCaactccaactcgaactccaactcgaactctcaactcgaactccaactctTACTCCAACTCTAAATCTAACTCTAACTCCAACTCGAACgccaactcgaactccaactccAACGCGAACTCCAACTCTTACTCAAACTCCAAGTCACTATCTAGATCTAACTCTTGCCCACCGGGCCCACGAGTAACTACAACTACACACATTGCCATCTACTACTCgctagtgttgagttgctcactcgtgaggcacctcatttgtaccactcattttgttaaattgtcgcagaacttcacaccgcataaatgtcatacatcactcctctattaattttactcatttactcgcgcgcatcacacacagctcttaccacacaaatcattcaaacacttcaaatttaaaaaaaactctcagcctttcaaactcactcgcgttcctcacaactcgcaagacaCTTCAAGACAGacgcgaggcgctcggtgctcgacgacattcaaatgaagaaatgagtcgtCGACGTCATCGTACTCGTATGTCATAGTCCACACTATCAcctgcccaactacaaaccttattgcaaggataaaaggtccaccgagaaataCGTTGCGTTTGTACTACTCATCGCCTCACTGTGACAacccctcaaaaatcctttcaaaatgaaacaatgaattagatttagccaaagagggagtgagacagacgtgcgccgtgcttcaatatcgcctcatcgaaaatacgttaaaatgaAACACGAAGACAACAACCGTAAGCGCCGCAagcttttaatacattttacgCCTTTTTGATTCTAGCATCGCTAACTACTCGCTACCTATTCGAGCGAGCTTCCATAGTCACATAATAACCTCTAGCAACACACGTGGTCGCCTCTTAGCTGGTTATCCGAATAATCGACCATAGGCACACATGGTCACATTCACATCTTACCTCTTCATCGTTGTACTACTGGGACACATAGCCCTCTAGTAACTATTCATTGTATACTAGCTACTAATTCATTGTTATACTACAGGCATACATAGCCTACTAGTAACAACACACATGGTTGTGTACTAGCTACCTATTCCTTCTTATACTATAGGCACACATAGCCCTCTAGCAGCAACACACATGGCCGCGTACTAGCCAACTATTCCTTGTTATAATACAGGCACACTTGGTACTCTAGCAGCAACACACATGGTTGTGTACTAGCTACCTATTCCTTGTTATACTATAGGCACACATGGCCCTCTAGCAGTAACACACATGGCCGCGTACTAGCCAACTATTCCTTGTTATAATACAGGCACACTTGGTCCTCTAGCAGCAACACACATGGTTGTGTACTAGCTACCTATTCCTTGTTATACTATAGGCACACATGGCCCTCTAGCAGCAACACACATGGTCGCGTACTAGCTATTCTTTGTTTTACTACAGGCACACATGGCCCTCTAGCAGCAACACACATGGCTGCGTACTAGCTACCTATTCCTTGTTATACTACAGGCACACATGGCCCTCTAGCAGCAACACACATGGTCGCGTACTAGCTACCTATTCCTTGTTATACTACAGGCACACATGGCCCTCTAGCAGCAACACACATGGTCGCGTACTAGCTATTCTTTGTTTTACTACAGGCACACATGGCCCTCTAGCAGCAACACACATGGTCGCGTACTAGCTATTCTTTGTTTTACTACAGGCACACATGAACCTCTAGCAGCAACACACATGGTCGCGTATTAGCTAACTATTCTTTGTTTTACTATAGGCACACATTGCCTTTTAATAGCAACACTAGCTACTAATCAACCAATCAACTAATCTTCAAAAGATAATGCACCCATTTTCACATGCTAGCTAGTATCGGAATAAATTGTTATAGAAAAACTTGACCTATTAGGGTTTAATTATATTATCGTCACTACCTATCTATATGTTTAAAAATTGCAgcgattttatttttacaatcatcaacaaaaataaatcaaaaatctCAATTCAAAATAACGTACCTTGCTTACTTGTCCGTTCCCTCTTCTGAGATTTCGTAATTCAAAGTCAATCTAGTTgtaattgattttattaaatatggctACATTCAAAGTATTCCACAACTAGCAATACGTCCGCACTCAACAAGCACTGTCACCATAATGGCTGCCTTTAGCAACCAATATGGCGCCTAGAACCGGACCGGAAACGAGTCGGATTGCCGTTTAAATACTCGCCTGTGATTGGCTACTTAGAACCGGGCTGACAGTTTTGATATTTAAGCGGCCAGACTTAATAACTGTGacaaaattattgtaaaatatgaaactattatttaaaaatcataacaCTATAATAGTCATTTCGCATATTATAAATTTGGCAGAATTTTCTAAGTGCATTAGGTTAGGGTTTTCTgccaaataataaacaaaaagtaTTTCTGCCAAACAATATTTGTACCAAGTAACATTATGGAATACAAAATTCGAATAAAGAACAATCTGCAATACATTAATAAACCAACATAAAACAACAATAGCAAAGGTTTAACTGCCATCCAAAAACTGTAATAAACACCTTCACGGTTCACATACCAATCTCGGAgtgtttttttcaataaatatctTGTTGTTTGCTATGTCCGCGCCGCAGTTCTGACGAGTGTTTATAGAATAAATACGAATACTCGACTGGACATACCGATAAAGAATATTAGGGCGTTATGAgtatttttaaaagcttttctGAACGAGTACCATGTGCCAACGTAAGTGGTGGAATGTTTGCCATACCAAAATTCGTTCTGGTCTGCTGACCCGTATTCGCGTCATTTTCAAGATCACGATGGATCCTCTGCTACTAAAAAGATTAGTTTGCTACGCGAATATATGTAAGTACCTTAATAGGTTTCGTAGTTAAAATGTCCATATATTTAGGTAATGCAGAGAATATGTGGTTATTTGCATCGATGGCGCGTAATTGGCGTTAAAATGACTGAAAATACTCAGGATAATTTCCGTAATTCCAAAAGTTCCACATAGACTGATTTCGGAAACTTCTCATATGTTGTACGGGTCGaaattttctttgtttcttgTGAAAATTCCCTGAAATTTTCAAAACGATTCCGAAAGAAACTTCCAAGCCGAGATAAAAATAGGTATTGAAGGCACTCGTACgaaattaaatatgtacttacccCTTTTTCAGAATTATGTCAGCATTGCTATCGCTGTTGACCGCATCTACAGCGCGCGAGAGCATCCGTACGTTTTCGATATCAGTTTGATGCGTCAAATGCACATTCGATAGGCAGGTCAGGgccactgaaaaaaaaaacacgtggaACGTTGGACACAGATACACTAGGGGCTGAAATTTATTACCGCTGTaggattaaaatatttttctctttTTGCTGTAGTTATTATagccagtagggctaagatggtcggtgttttatcatctgtcattatgcctgtcacgttctaacaagtatgtaagtgcgaaagtgacgcatgacatgaaaagtgataaaaatgcgaccatgataccgccgctgctTTGCGCGGTGTCGAAGTTTGAGCTTTCTAATTTAAACTAGTAATAAATTTGCAATAAAGTATGTATTTCGAGCATTTTTATAACCACTCCTTCCGCGTAAGATTCAAAAACATAACCACTACACCTTATAACGCGtattgtctgtctgtatgttcgcgaaaaactcaaaaacgactgaacggattttcatgcggttttcacttaTCAATGGAGTGATTCTTGCAGAAGGTTAAAGGtgtatgtataatttgttagggttatgtgtaattttaatattgaaaaaaatatgacgatgtttgATAACGATGTCGGATAAAATCACGCTGTCTGCTGAAACAACCAATGTATGGTGGGATTTTTTCTCTTtcattggtctacaaaaaagtccgcgatggtgtatgtctatcttttaagcataacttactatacccattcttaagtTCTAAAAAAAGATCACATATAATGTGGTATTTACACGGATAGTGCTATTTAatcattatcaaataaaatacgTTAGTGGCATtgagcatttcatacagattataCTGTCCTTTTACACAACTTAaatgaatgtatttttttattttttttatttaatcttattgcacaaaagaaaaaaacttacagtacaaaaggcggacttaatgccacgaggcattctctaccagtcaaccttaaggctaaacAGAGAGATTGTGAGCGGTTCTACAATTACAACAGCAAAagcaaatcaaacaaaaatatatataataacatacttatacatacaaatataatatacacatatactatatataaaataaaataaaaagacgaTACAtatgaagctaataaataaatacattaagaatctttcattctgctagcaaagaaaggacgtaatgatatttaaatttttgatgTCAAAAGAAAGTGTATTAGGAGTTATCGTTAATTAAAAATTTCGCGCGAAAAATTCAAGCGGCCTAGATGCTGTACCAAAAGTGACTCGATTCACTATTTCACTTACACTTTACTACCCGTGAGAAACCGGGGCGGGTCGCAGGTAAAAACtatggtaggtacctacctatatttcgCAACACATAACAAATACCACCTAAACTCGAGAATTCCATGTGATCTGAGACATTTCTTATTTACAGGCCGACGTGTGTATACTATTTCTCTGTTCGACGGAGCAGGAACGCGGTAACTTCGTTTGGCACAGCGGGCCGAAAGTTGACACTTTCTGCACGGACAACAGAAAAAcgaatagaccgcgggccaggagaaTATTTCGTCattcatcgcctcccggctgatactttgtaagatgatagtttagatgctgttttaatcttaaaaaaccgtcagccagTTCTATCGCCGTGTAATggccgtcagctgtaaaatgaacatgtaaaaaaatatgcgcctaacactttatgtgcggcaaagtatgcgtaatgtgtaaattgcgtaatccgttgatggctttttaagcgattacgcctgatgaaatgctacatgcgtcgtttcatgatttgtttttgctatcataaaaggtatagcacttatttttaacatgttcatgcgaccgacgatttttttaagtaacaacaacatctgaactatcatttgacaaagtatcaaacgggaggtgacgacaatttttttttgtattacgagtttcggtggctgccattcctcaacccaccaacggagcggcagctgacgtccacgacgGTTCAttatacctagccgttaaccactacacgagccGAGAGGTGATTGGTCAtagaaattgttcctggctcgcggtctataataaaatgctttcacttctgtaaaaataaaatcctttttaaaatttgtaaggcATTTACAGGcgctaaaatatatattgtatttaaacATTTAGTGGAAACCGAATGTTCTCGTAAACCGTTATTTCTGTAGGATAATATCCATGGATATGATATAATGCCTCTGTACGCTGCGAAATAACCATTTCCTGGCCTGTCGTAAGTTGCTCCATACGTCTGTTGCAATGGGTAAGGAAGCATTGTCTGGCGCTGGCTTCTTATTAACGTGCATAAATATCAGCCGCCTCCCTCCCAATTTAGTGCCTACCTCCAGGAGGCATTGGAGGCAAGAGGAGCAAATCAAGCGGCACATACCTATTGTATGTATTACTAAATTGTGTTTTTAGGTTCCATTCGCATTTTgaattagtttttaagttttatgagTGATTTGATGATAGGTTGGTAACGTCGCGGTAAAATCTGAAATGCCTATATTAGATACACATACCTACATTCAACTACAGAAATAAGTAGGTGACAtattcaaaatgatctgcacacgattatacttaataataaaaacctcTACCCAACTAGAATGTTACATAAAGCCGACGAGTTAATAGTGTACTCTTTCgctattacaaaataatacagTGAAAGAGAGATACTTCATTGCATGGATGCTGTGACAGAGTAGATTAACAAGGTTTTAAAGACTTCACTATTGTGTTCAGTGATGGCTTCTAGACTTCATTATTCTAACATAACTAAGGCAGGTAGGTACCTTATATTGCGGTTTAGATATACAACAACATTTCATTGCGCTTTTCCTAAATCTGCTATGCtctatatttaaaacttttggTTAGCCTCGCCAGCCAAAAAAGTGTGACAGTCATGGTCATATAATATATCTAGGTAAGTACTTAGCTACCACCAGTATCAGTCGGACGGTTAAAATTAACACTTCTTAATGCTGtattatgtagtgtgcaataaagaatgttattattatttctaaaacGCACATTAGTTATGCACCTACTTATCAATTCTACCCAACTTTGAACTAACTTTCATTTAAATTCaacgttttaattttattttatactaattcCATGCTACTAAGCCGGCAGAAAAATATGGCCGATTAGCCATAACGTAAGACATTCATTCGTTCAAATCTTTATAACCGTTTCTTCCATTCTGTAGAGAATAGTGATGGGAAACACCTATTGGTATTCGATAGGGAGCGTGCAATAAACTGAGCCTGAGgaaatgtagcccacaagatggcacatactactatgcacaagaaaacgtacgagaacggtagatggcagcacttgctttggcgttttattaataaagtttaGATTTATTGACCTATTTACTTGTTATTgtaaaggcgggattccaccaatGTGCGGCAGTAAGCATTTTAATACTgaatatgcttgtgccgcacagtgCCGCAAACTGGTGGAATCCCGGCATTTCACTGTAATGTTGGACAAACATGTGATTCTTCGAAGAGGTTGCTTAAAACTGTGAAGTATAGTCTAGCAaacccaatttgtcagtaaatcaaacaaacaaacaaatcaaatcaaatgaaCAGAGAAATCTATACTCCTCCCTTTCTTTTAGGTGCTACTcgtagtactagcgtaagacagaAACAGTGTGGTCATCTccgtctatgtttgaaatgggACAGTCCCTGGCCTACCTGTCAACTCCGTTTTTGTATCCTATACTAAGTAATGTGACAGTTAATTTGCTCAATAAGCCCTGCATCTTATGGCCTCCTtcaccaaggaggagttttggctgaagggtgtcaagttccggcggttccgcggccggccggCTCCCTAACACAGCGGGGTTGGGAAATGCATCGCAGCTATAatgtgtgtttttagtttttatggtataagtacctatttcataATACTCTCATAATACAGACGTATGCtcgttttaaggtatttatttatctatgggtATGAGCCAAGAGTTGCTTGAAATAGtagattactatagaggacgggaaacgaagccGAGatttatagtgcttttctcaaacttgcaatgaaataatgaaaagaaacaggaatgatgatgataattgttTCATGatctaatgtgataggttattcagtgcgtggggtatttaaggggaacaaaaatgtaattattttcgctctacgacgcacggtttaggagttacagccctataaagatttttacatgactgaaaaataataattatggggctgtatctcctaaaccgtgcgtcgtagcgcaaaaataatcaaattttcggtCCCCAATATGAAAGtctgaaaaattatttaacaaacacaaaaaagaaataaaaaagcggccaagtgcgagccggactcgcccatgaaaggttccgtaccatttatgacgtattaaaaaaaaactacttactagatctcgttcaaaccaattttcggtggaagtttgcatggtaatgtatatcatatattttttttagtttttttattctgttattttagaagttacaggggggggggacacattttaccactttggaagtgtctctcgcgcaaactattcagtttagaaaaaaattaaattagaaacctcaatatcctttttgaagacctatccatagataccccacacgtatggatttgatgaaaaaaattatttttattattttatgacgtataaaaaaatacttactagatctcgttcaaaccaattttcggtggaagtttgcatggtaatgtatatcatatattttttttagttttatcattctgttattttagttattttagggggggcacacattttatcactttggaagtgtctctcgcgcaaactattcagttttgaaaaaaattatattagaaacttcaatatcatttttgaaaaccttccatagataccccacacgtatgggtttgatgaaaaaaaaaattttgagtgTCAGTtcgaagtatggggaacccccaaatttattgtttttttttctattgttgtgtgaaaatcttaatgcggttcatagaatacatctacttaccaagtttgaacagtatagttcttatagtgtcggaaaaaaagtggctgtgacataaacggacagacagacggacatgacgaatctataagggttccgttttttgccatttggctacgcttatatgtgtaagtataaatatatatatatattgtattatattatattgtatatttattagtatattaggtattgttttaatacttatataagtagtatgtgtgtttgtatttaatagtctccatatttagctccttgcactacctgttgacttttgtatgagttcgaaatttcctgctacctaaaggttgtctggaagagatcgctttttagcgataagaccgcctgttgttacctggttctattttcctttaaaattcatttgtagttttacatgtatgtaaaatgtataattgttggtgcaataaagaatatttacttacttacttacttacgctAAAAGACAAAAtaagcataatggcagaattttgcttacaGATTTTTAAGTGACAGACATTCTTggctaaactaaaaaaatggcTAGCTATAAATGCATTTCACGACATGtcggaatataataataataattcaatttaattttaatgtaatgttttatttttgactatgtaaattgtattgattatttattacgtgctattttattttttttactctttttttgatgataattattttaatgaattgtgATTTAACAGACATACATTAATATTACACCTATGCcatgtaaaattataattttatgaataaatgaatatggaaaatggttgaatgccaagacgtgccataatttgacgtttaaaaacaaaagaaggttggttcacttacaggcctaggtgtgtaaggctgtatgaaattccttcaCATATCATCTttactcatcgcacctgatatgtagtatttccggacctaatttgaagtaagtcatgtcaacaattCATTACAAGTTTcagaaaataaagatttttcattgtatttctatcGGATTTGATactaaaatgacaattttaatcatcatcatctccctTGTCTTGGGCTGGCGTTTTGTCACTGCTCACATGGGGAGCTTGAAGTGGACTTTAACcctaaaatgaaaattataaaattgtaatatattCTGATAGCTGTCGGGGTTATGAGAAGTTCCCCACATATCGATGACGATTCTACATATGCCCGATATTGGAAACGTGTCATTTTTTTCATACGTTATATTCGCTGATATTTAAagatattcaattcaataacaTAAGCTAACAGCAGAACCAAGAAGTTTTAGTATGATTTAGTAATACATACTTAcctaagcgctggtggcctagcggtaagagcatgtgactttcaatccggaggtcgcgagttcaaaccccggcgcCAAAAGTATCagacatcccagataacttttccaaataaagatacatttctaaaattcacgttcaaaagtatatatttttcagtattagttgttctatattaaagatat
The sequence above is drawn from the Cydia pomonella isolate Wapato2018A unplaced genomic scaffold, ilCydPomo1 PGA_scaffold_160, whole genome shotgun sequence genome and encodes:
- the LOC133533368 gene encoding uncharacterized protein LOC133533368, which translates into the protein MASDSEDTLDGSRREHIQVRRKRRRLEVLPPCQRPRKKTRRNVPAATWSVECVAPIDTATPVFERPSEVLEGQPVPPVEAIPPQGVTLNEVLQLISSLQGGNKDKAHHLNNSQLNNVVPEFDPSSKAQSIDSWIHKVNECVKIYDWNEKQAIHFALQKLTGLAKKWFESLPSVVYSWDEWQTKLKKAFPNEQNYGRLLEEMLARTTRAGEHYREYFYDKLTLLYRCEIREKKAVQCIVHGILDKSVRNGAQTLNCEEPEDLLDYLNSQRPPDVSFIRKHNEVGPKQNSSASPSDETPMTCFNCREKGHSFINCPQPIVKCQKCHRVGHDSASCKLNPLHLRNDSKSSKTTVAEERKVL